The DNA segment GCGCCATTGCTCAAACAGGTCGACTGCAAGAAATTCCGCGCGATAGACGTTGGGGTTTTCGTTTGCCAATTCCTGTGTCCACAGGTCTTTGGCATTCAGCAGGTCTTCGTGCTGAAGGGGTTCGAAGAACTGAGTCCCGGTCAGGTGCAAAGCCAACTCGCCCTCTCGGAGGACCGTCGTCAAATCAAGAGGCTGAGTGTTGACGGCGAAGCGATGCCGTCCTAGTCGGATCGTGTCACCGCCGTCTTCGTAAAGGTCTTGTCGGTCCTTCAGTTGCCGGATAGCATCTTCGCGAATCGTTTTTAGTCGGCTTTGAATGTCACCGACTCGGACCGCGTCTTCCAATTCTTGCAGCTGTGCGACGATGCCTCGTACTTTGTCGACCATTAGGTCGGCGGCAAAGTAGGAGAGGATTTGGTCGGCGGAGTCCATCCCACGGGCTCGTGATTCGATCCCTGTAAGGATTCGAGTCGCTGCCGCCGCTAATGATTCGGCTCGGCGGTTTCGTTTTTCGACTAACTGAATTTTGCGGGTTTCAAACGCGTTATACAATTCCTCGCGTCGTTCGGTTAGCTGCGAAATGAATTCATCGAATTCGGCGAACCGACCTTCCAGTTCCTCCAACTGGACCATTACCTTGGTGAGGTAGTTGTCACATTTTTCGGGAGTGTCGCAGATGTCCAGATAACCGGCGACCGTTTGCTCAAGCAGTTTCAGTTGCGACGCGAATTCGGCTCGGCCCTCATCGCCAGCCAATTCGTTGATGCGGGCTTTCAGTTGGTGGCGAACGCGATTGACCGAGGCGAAGACTTCACTGATTTGATCGATGATCTGCGTGCGTTTTGTCGTGTCCTCGATCTGCAAATTACTGACTGTTTCGGTTAGCAGTTCCAATTGCTTTGACGATTCGTCGATATGTTCATCGATCGTTTTGGCTTCGGCAACCGTTGCGACGCTAGCGACTTCCGTTTCGGTTTTTGCGATCCGAACGCGGTAGGGTTCCAAGGCCGATTCTTGCAGGAGGAATTCAATGCAGCGTCGGCTGACGCGTTCGCTCAATTCTGCGATTTCAGTTTCAAAACCAGCGATTCGATCTGGATCGACATAACGCAATTCTTGCAACGCGAGCGCTTGGCCGCGTTGTTTACGCAGTTCCGACAGCGCCGTAACAAATGCATCGATCGATTCGAATCGAGACCGCTCAATCGATTTGACAAGCTCCGTAATCGCTTTCTCGACGGCGGAGGTCCGTTCTTCGGTATCACGGCGGACGCGTACGACTCGCTCAAATTCTTCGACCGCTGCGTTTGCAGTGTCGCGAATCTGTTTTAGCGGCTGATTCAGATGCTGCGTTTCGTCTTTGTCCAGCCAGAAATAGCTGTCCAGAATGTCGCCTGCCTTCTTCGCTAGATCGACATACAGTCCGTCGTAGTTGTCATCTTTGTCGATCAACTGCAGGACTTCGCTGCACTCCGCCATCCCGCGGACGAGGTCTTTGTTTCCGATTTTGAACAGCAGCGAATCGGTATCGCTCTCAGGGACAAAATTCGGACCTGTGAAAGGGGTTTGCCACAGTTGAATCGCGTGATGTTTTTGAGGTTCCGCTTGAGCGCGAAAGCAGACCATCAGGCCATTTTCGAAAAACGTTTGACCATTGCAGACCAGCGGCGTGTCGACCTGTTGCCGAATCACGTTGTACCGCAATTGAATGTAGGTTCCCTCGTCTCGATTGTAGAACAGGTACAAATAGTCTTCGCCGTTCGTGGCGGCCAACGTCTGCTCATAGAGCATTTCGGTGAGACCATGTTCAAACCGTTTGTAGTCGCCGGTTTGTAGATAGTAACCGCCTGAGAAAATGATCCCATGATCGTCGGGAAGCATGATGCAGGCATACTGGATATCGTCCAGTCGCATCGCCTTTTGGATCTTGGCGTTGTATAGCAGATGGCGAGGTTCCCGTTCCTGATAGGGAAGCATTTTCAGTAGGATCAGGTTTCCCAGACTGGCCCAGTGGACTTCGCCATCATCGAGCGTCTGGTCGGGATTTTCGACCGGTTCTTCGTAGATCCCTCGACCGGATTCGGTGTTGTCTTCGACCTTAATCGTAAGGTCCCCGCCAACCATTTCGACAAACACGCGATCTTCGATAGCGATATGGGGATGCACCCCGTAGCGATGTTGATCGCGAGTGACTCGTTTCCACTGGAACGCATGCTGAGGCGGGTAGACGACCTCATGATCACTGCGGTTGTCGATGTATTCGAAATGGTCGCCAGCCAACCGCCACTTGAAGGTCTTGATATCCGAGGCGGATTTGCCGACTCGGAACACCATGTACACAAATGGCCCGGCGGCAAAAAACTTGATAAAGGTGGTCTGTTTGTAGAACTTGTAAAGTTCTTTGAAATCGCGTGCGAAACGCTCATCCGAAATCATGTCGGAGAGCGGGCAAGCGTGGAAGGTATTGTCTTCCAGACGGAAAACACCAAACACATCCGTAAGGTTCGTTTCGGTCTTTAGGCCGAACTGGACGTTGTACCCAAACAGAAAGCAATTGCCGATCGCGATTAAATCACGAGGAACGCAGTTGTGATCGGTCGTGATTCGTTCGGTGGAGAGCAGTTGCGTTTCGATGGTCCCGAATGTCGCCGCACGTGCGGCGTTCAGGTCGTTCAACTTGGATCTCAGCAGTTGCGCTGATTCCCTAAGTCGGTTTCGAAGCACCTCGTAGGTACCGGTGGCCATCGATTGGTCAACCGTCACGTTAGTCTCCACCTGTCAAAGCTGCTGTTAGTGAAACATGTTGCTGGAGGACGTGCGCTCAAAAAGTTGCGAGAGACTGACTTAAGTGCTTCGCCCTCCTTTTACAGAGGGGCGACCCTACGCGACGAGGGACCGTGGCGACCGCTTACAGGCGGTCGCCTTTTCCTCGCTGCGACTGGATTCTCCCAGGGGGAAGAGTCCAGACTCTTAAATCCTCGCGACATGTCAAACCATTGACTTGTCATTCGCACGGCCGTCCGCCGCATCGCTACTAATCGGACTAGTTCGAACCGTTCGGTTTCGGACGGGTCGTTTTCGTCGGCAGTTTCTTGGCGGGTGACGAAACGTTACCGGTGATCGTGCCGACCGATTTGTTGGTAATGTTTGCGGTTCCTGCCATTCCCAGTAGCGACGTCAGTTGGCTGCGGACATCGTCGGTGTTTGCCATCCCCATCAGTTTTGCGATCAGGGCGGCAACCGAAAGGTCTTTGACGTCTCCTGTGTCCAGATTGAACTGGGACGTCAGATTCATCAGTTGGTCACGGAAGTAGTCAGGATTGCCGTTGAAGAACGTATCCTTCACATCCGTCGCTACGCGGCTGTTGTAGACAAAGCGATCGATCGCTTTGCCACCTTTGACCGCCGAGGTGATCTGGTCGAAGAATTCGCCGTCTCCGCCAACGATATCGATGCGAGCCGCTTTGAGGGCTTCGCCGACGACACCGGCTTGGCTTTCGGCAATTCCACGTTGAGCGTCGATGGCAGCGATTTCGACATCTTTTTCCTTTTCGATTCGGATCTTGAATTCTTCGTGATCCTTGCCGACACCGTCCAGCATTTTCATCGCTTCGGCTTTTTCGGTGATACCGGTCGCTTCGCTGTGGTATTTCTCCAAGGAGACCTTGGCTTCGGCCAGTCCCTGTTTCTCCAATGCTTCGGCTTTGGCTTCGATGCCCTTTGCTTCGGCGACGGCTTTCTTTTCCAGGACGGTCGCTTCGGCCAGACCTTCTAGTTGCAACGCGCTTGCTTTGGCTTCTTGGACCTGAGCTTCTGCCAGTCCGGTTGCAGCGGAGGTCGCGGCAGTACCTTCGGCAGTCATTTTTGCCGCTGCGGTATCCTTTTCTGCGGCATCGCGACGAGCTTCGGCTTCGACACGAACTTTCTCGGCCAGCAAGTCGGCCGATTCGCGTTCGGCTTGGGCCGCTTTGACCTGTTTGATCAGGGCTTCTTCCGCGTTCATTTCTGCGGCCGTGACCTGAACCTTTTTCAGACGATCGGCTTTCGCGATTTCTTCGGTATCTTTGATCCGTTCCTGTTCTTCGACAACGGCGCGTTCGACGGCGACGCGTTCGCGGATCACTTCTTGGATGTTCCGTTTTTCAACTTCGATCGCCTTCTCTTTTTCGATATCGGCGACACCGACCAAACGCATCCGTTCGGTCATTTCCAAATCACGGTCACGGGTGACACGTTCCTGCTCGACCGCATCGGTTCGTTCTTTG comes from the Roseimaritima multifibrata genome and includes:
- a CDS encoding flotillin family protein; this encodes MIFIALFAAIITSKYYIKVGPDEAVIRSGSGGLKTCTAAGIFVIPLLQRMEHMDLTLKSFEIAREGSEGLICRDNIRADIRVAFFIRVDKSPEEIKEVAQSIGAKRCSQLETLRELFDSKFSEALKTVGKQFDFIDLYEKREEFKGEILKVIGTDLNGYRLDDAAIDFLEQTPLELLNPNNILDAEGIKKITELTSGEKVKENQFTRDKEKTLKKQDVEAEETILELERQRVEAVEKQTREIAEIRAREHASASKVEEEQRLEAISARIRTEEELGVAEENKLRQILVAQRNKERTDAVEQERVTRDRDLEMTERMRLVGVADIEKEKAIEVEKRNIQEVIRERVAVERAVVEEQERIKDTEEIAKADRLKKVQVTAAEMNAEEALIKQVKAAQAERESADLLAEKVRVEAEARRDAAEKDTAAAKMTAEGTAATSAATGLAEAQVQEAKASALQLEGLAEATVLEKKAVAEAKGIEAKAEALEKQGLAEAKVSLEKYHSEATGITEKAEAMKMLDGVGKDHEEFKIRIEKEKDVEIAAIDAQRGIAESQAGVVGEALKAARIDIVGGDGEFFDQITSAVKGGKAIDRFVYNSRVATDVKDTFFNGNPDYFRDQLMNLTSQFNLDTGDVKDLSVAALIAKLMGMANTDDVRSQLTSLLGMAGTANITNKSVGTITGNVSSPAKKLPTKTTRPKPNGSN
- a CDS encoding DNA repair ATPase, producing MNDLNAARAATFGTIETQLLSTERITTDHNCVPRDLIAIGNCFLFGYNVQFGLKTETNLTDVFGVFRLEDNTFHACPLSDMISDERFARDFKELYKFYKQTTFIKFFAAGPFVYMVFRVGKSASDIKTFKWRLAGDHFEYIDNRSDHEVVYPPQHAFQWKRVTRDQHRYGVHPHIAIEDRVFVEMVGGDLTIKVEDNTESGRGIYEEPVENPDQTLDDGEVHWASLGNLILLKMLPYQEREPRHLLYNAKIQKAMRLDDIQYACIMLPDDHGIIFSGGYYLQTGDYKRFEHGLTEMLYEQTLAATNGEDYLYLFYNRDEGTYIQLRYNVIRQQVDTPLVCNGQTFFENGLMVCFRAQAEPQKHHAIQLWQTPFTGPNFVPESDTDSLLFKIGNKDLVRGMAECSEVLQLIDKDDNYDGLYVDLAKKAGDILDSYFWLDKDETQHLNQPLKQIRDTANAAVEEFERVVRVRRDTEERTSAVEKAITELVKSIERSRFESIDAFVTALSELRKQRGQALALQELRYVDPDRIAGFETEIAELSERVSRRCIEFLLQESALEPYRVRIAKTETEVASVATVAEAKTIDEHIDESSKQLELLTETVSNLQIEDTTKRTQIIDQISEVFASVNRVRHQLKARINELAGDEGRAEFASQLKLLEQTVAGYLDICDTPEKCDNYLTKVMVQLEELEGRFAEFDEFISQLTERREELYNAFETRKIQLVEKRNRRAESLAAAATRILTGIESRARGMDSADQILSYFAADLMVDKVRGIVAQLQELEDAVRVGDIQSRLKTIREDAIRQLKDRQDLYEDGGDTIRLGRHRFAVNTQPLDLTTVLREGELALHLTGTQFFEPLQHEDLLNAKDLWTQELANENPNVYRAEFLAVDLFEQWRKQIPSMRPKVDMDWLRLQIRGRFAEGYAKGVHDADAFKILDALVKIDQRIGLLRHSPTVRAAAMLWWTRILAADKRTQKKLIAWIHGFANLASAFPNAEPSVEFRATLSKLYNEASESADGEDKLCLKSLFPTVTPTAIANYLFEHLISQASSFTISGQAEKMRANFDASLPAADRKRWLEDSLQANAGQPLQIFVLARNWADAFLKSNRPALGNDQPDAYRDELAILLAYRNDLETTPLSVEVGVDLEGMAGAHPRIQAGLLPLQYHEIQARIGDYQNNTLPRYRQLQETKHQLVDDARTAMRLEEFRPRVLTSFVRNQLLDEVYLPLIGDNFAKQMGTSGENKRTDRMGMLLLISPPGYGKTTLMEYIANRLGLVFMKINGPAIGHSVTSLDPAEAPNAAAREEVERLNLALEMGDNVLLYLDDIQHTNPEFLQKFISLCDATRKIEGVRNGETRTYDLRGRRVAVVMAGNPYTESGDRFQIPDMLSNRADVYNLGEIIGESREAFEISYLENCLTSNTVLAPLAAASPADARALIHAAERGNMDDLQLESNFSADAVREMFEVLKKLLVVRDCVLKVNRQYIRSAAQADAYRTEPAFKLQGSYRNMNRMAERVVSVMNDAELQSLIISNYEQDAQTLTTDNESNVLKFKELNGLLTAAEKERWESIKYAFVESIKMAGLDSDDQAGQLMRQLGSMRDGLESIRQVIARAVASGGDSAEVRMDERVENLRQSFSAAGQQLTEALQKTSKQLEQISTQQASNPPEQNVIVQHKMPRVMLNLIRGQFHLMQEWMRPLTMEATRNGKDLEKLKSLVETTLQDYDRMQTELEGAAGILKEDDQQEE